From Penaeus chinensis breed Huanghai No. 1 chromosome 18, ASM1920278v2, whole genome shotgun sequence, one genomic window encodes:
- the LOC125034631 gene encoding uncharacterized protein LOC125034631 gives MDGPWILKSEKKAAVGKVKKNKAAGPDEIVTEMVTAMEDFGIEKLTNVINDIYGSGEIPKELSKSIFIALPKKPGAIEYSKKAFDKVQHEELLKALQSLDLDGKDIRLIRNLYWEQTAFMRGFAIGGHNMNNLRYADDTVLISESAEKLQELLEKFHLTRNAVSVDCSVWLNFRQNRYKK, from the exons ATGGACGGGCCATGGATATTAAAATCGGAAAAGAAGGCAGCAGTTGGAAAGGTGAAGAAGAACAAGGCAGCGGGGCCAGATGAGATAGTAACAGAAATGGTCACGGCAATGGAAGACTTTGGGATTGAAAAACTTACGAATGTCATAAACGATATCTATGGCAGTGGAGAAATACCAAAGGAATTGAGCAAGTCAATATTTATTGCATTGCCAAAGAAACCGGGAGCCATAGAAT ATTCCAAGAAAGCGTTTGATAAAGTACAGCATGAAGAGTTGTTGAAGGCACTTCAAAGTTTAGATCTTGATGGAAAGGATATTCGACTAATTAGAAATTTGTACTGGGAACAAACGGCATTTATGAGA GGATTTGCCATCGGAggccataacatgaataacttgCGTTATGCAGATGACACAGTGCTTATTTCTGAGTCGGCAGAGAAGTTGCAAGAACTACTTGAAAAG ttccatctaactaggaatgctgtcTCTGTCGATTGTTCAGTATGGCTAAACTTCCGCCAG AATAG atacaaaaagtaa